Part of the Nicotiana sylvestris chromosome 2, ASM39365v2, whole genome shotgun sequence genome, gaatacattaaggtttcgagaattggtgcccgcggggcatcgttcggcctcgccgcggtcctaggggtgagatccctttcaagttgttccagctcatgcatggtctgcttgacataaaccatcactgccgagagaacggtaatgctggtcatgttttcacaccgtagacaccttctgatgatggcatgggcaatggtcctaatcttatccctggtttgcctcttttctataagcagacgttttatctgatcactgcatgtttttaacgcctgagaatcctgcatatATTGATTCTTTAGTTGCCGCACTTTTATCTCCATTTGGGCCAACGAGTCGTAACAGTGTCCGCTTTTAATTTGGAAATCCTCAGTctgcttaactgctttacccTCAAGTGTAGCCACCTTTCTCTTCATGTTGGCAATAGTTTTCTCGTGGTTGCGTTTCAATTGAATCAAGTATCGGctatgcttatctgctcttgtaccccactgtaCTTTGAGCTCTGGCATGACGTTTTCagactcttctaaaccatctcgccattccctgacttcattttTCAGCCCTCttatcaactgctcatctgatcgactccttggttgtttattaggagccattctcaatttctggatttgggccctaagttcttcattttcttgggccaatctattcttttcgcctcgATCCGCAGCAACTTGcatactgttattgaatttcagactttcGACCTGTTGCTTCAACTCACCGATCTCCGCCCGATAACccttttcctttgctaaccagttccattgctcctgggatgactcggcgaaatctttgagatgaggtcttttagctggtctcCCGCATGACATGTCACCTCTAAACCAAGTGTGATACCTTGGGGAAACTTCTCCTTTAGCCGTATCcaacacacaagtatttgccgtcagatgttgacactcactccagatttggcaaaCCTCTTCTTTGGGGAACCGACCGTCCGGACTGATTtcaaccacttgggtactcaagtcttcatctttcggcactacttgatacctcccaagttgcctcaaaacccgatacggtgcatagggttggatacttttaagtcccatcaacagaaagtggggcctggttgccggcatgtatatgatttcctcaacaggcaaccatccgagcgtccactggatttggttggcagtgacagttcggaagaatgacgtccaagctgtgactccctcgggtaaactaacccctttgattcttgtgtagaattctccaatacaagtcttctcgggcaaaccgtaacccaagagcggggcggtggcataaatgatcggtcatccatatttgcaacaataggttacatccttcgaaaaagttgCCCCCGGCTCGGCaaacagtgagagcccggaagatgtcagccataatcataggcgccaaaGTACTTTTATCCtgggtgagcaaggtactgacgaccccaactactttcagatcaatgtttctgtCTTTCCTTGGGGAtactataagacccaaaaaagctatcataaaagctaccagcctgtgttcatcccacttttgtcggttacctctactgcatagtttgaagtctggcttattgaacccgcccacgtggccgtatctagcatatatgaggcggagactgcagaaaccttttgcaaaatctggatggtgaaatgttcggggtatttttaggaaatccaaaaaccggtgtatagtgacggccctaggtgcaatcaagtacttgaaccttaacggagcttcattacttccgatgtatcccgctctttcttccaatgttggggtgagctcaaagtccgagaaatgaaatacattgtgtgctgaatcccagcaagtgaccaatgatctgataacatcaccccgaggctgaatgccTAGTagatccgggagatctttcagatgcttctttactttgtcttgcccttccttgcctaggtcattccactataatcgcaactcaaaagagatcttggtcattattgaaaagggtttgttttgtatcgtgctcatcctgcacatttattaaggtgaccttaAGCAAAAAGGAtttgactaaaaaaaaatattttgacgaTATTTTAAAAAGGAAGATCCGatttttgaacacggcctttcagcacttcggggatgaagattttaaggctgtgagggtcaaccgatcaaaactctaaaagatgatcgaaagtggccgtttatgcaaagtcaaccttccgtcgtccctttcgggaacatttggctgtttttgacaaaataacatcacttgatttatttataactctttttttcaGAATGGTGACCCAACATTGGGAAACATGGTCTCCCAGAGCCttggggacgaggatcctaaggccattgggcaattGGATCAGAAttttaaaaatgaccaaaaatggctgtttatgcaaagtcagccttccggcgtccctttcgggaacattcggctattcttgacaaaacggcatcgcctgactcataaattaaaattctgacattttggctatttctgaaaaagggaaggttggacccgatgagggttgcctacgtatctcgcaccctgtgagaatcaaaccggcgtagttcggttcGATCAGGAATAgggaaataaactaaacccctttttgaatacaatcttttaaggaaaaggagaaaaatatttctttttttttggatttctatatttttatatttttgttttgttttgtttttttaattattttttgaaaagagatgaagactaaagaaatatttttgttttgaattcaaaactttttttttgtttttttgttttttttttactccttttttttttgaaatttcgaaaaatcttttaagaaagtatttggactattagtatGCATTTatgaaagagatactacaaaagaaaaaatattttttttgaattttgaattttgaattttcctttttttatatttttaaacaaatacttttttggatttttaataaatcaaactaaaagacaaattttgttttcatttttttttaagaaaatttcggcgaggttttgacactacttggacattggttttatttttccaaaataagtaattatccccctacgctgctatttttctttcctttttgaatattttttttagaaactggtcaacatgcagatctgaagcaaataaatgcgcaaaacaaacgggatgcagcaggatggtcttttcatttcaggttgcctgttctagacggacccaacccctgtgttgagtcccctatgtcgaatgcaacatgatgcaaataagcgttcctactagggatccgacatgaagtcatgttattttatgttcaaaacctgagtcggtgttctagactgtgtacccgagtggacaactcaagtcgaggagggggcaacttaccgggaaccaaaaggccatccggcttcgtaacttgtccgagcctctttttttatttcagggtatgacactaacagaatagggagtctcaaccagtaagcacatccccggaggtgaagagagaagggtttcggcacagtttatatacgattcagataatatcaaagcggtaaacatttagcacattaagcatgaaacatgtaggaaaatcagatataactaaatacaacaatttatctaagctcgaattctgaaccctgaacaaaaTGTTCTGGGTATTCCCCAgtagagttgccagagctgtcacacctccttcttgcgcgcccgccccgaagggtaaaatgcgcgatgggagtttttccaatttaagtgacaatattcgaaatggaattatttatttaattcagagtcgccacttgggaaaggtttggcttttggtgtcccaagtcaccggtttatcttgaatcccaaatcgaggaaaatattcgactttccaaatgaagtctgcgaaccagaaattctaagtaaggaattctgttgacccgagggaaggtgttaggcaccctcgaatcccgtggttctagcacggtcgcttaaattgttataatggctaaatatctgatttaaatacatgttgtgacttatgtgcttttattaagtttaaaccgcttttattattatcatttattttttatagaattgcaacgttgtgaaaatgcatctcgaaccacgtcacaatcaatgcacccgtagttgttaacacatttcgattccgttgagatttgaatttgggtcacataaatgcgcactcgaatttaagaatgtaatttaattaaatcgcgcctaaagagtctaacgcgttattattttggggatgacagtgaaattcactaaacggctcatcccaggaaatctaaatatttattacaacCAATTTGTTGAGGGCCCAGCAATTTGCATCTAtacttggcgaggctcgtctcatttttgaaaggataaacctacagcgactacattttttctatttatgtttgtctctaaagatAGAAGGAAGAAATATATGCTAATTAAATCACATGCTTGGTCAACTCCGGGTTCTTATTAATTATCGGATTAATTATCTGCGAGGTGGAGAATTTTGTGCCTTattgaacatgcttttaatttgataaaagAAACTACGTGCAAGGTAAATAGCATGCTAAACTCATGCTAAACATCCTTCGAGTTTGAATTTAAGCTAACTTATTTAACTAGATTAATAGAATTAAACTACTAGAAGCTGCTACTAATTGGATTCGAACgtggtcctataaactgcctaacggTATCCGATAAAGTTGAAACTCAAAAGATTAAAACTACATTGTATTTAGCAAGGTTAAAGCATTCTACCCTATACACACAACATATAGCTGAAAGGAAATCTAGTTATCACTATGTCAAATACTCGTGCATTCCACAAATTGCATGATCATATCATTCGTACAACCAAACAACTGTAAATCACAATACTTAAACAGACTAAGCTTCAGTTAAATACAAAAACTACATATTGTAttatgctattgagttacaacctagcaagttacacaaatctaacaacatCTAAAAAAAACTGTAATTACTGCAGCAAATGATTAAACTTCTTCaaatctttcatttcatgctttcactgttacaacaatgtgaaattctagtgtgtacctggatgttgaaatgcaaagaagaagaagaagaagaacgtaGAGAGGTCAACAGCAGTAACaaagaatagcagcagcaacaacaaatacAGCAGCAGTAGCACTCCCAGGCAGAATAAACCAGCagtaactcaatgaaacagtacccaatgtccaagtaaaagactcaacaagGCTCAGTTGAGACCCAGGAAACTCCAATGTTAATCAATCGGTAATATATGAATATGACACAATAATAGaacacagtttctgatttttcagACACTCAAAAGAAAGAAACCCAAGTTTCAGATAGAACAAAGCAGttgatgctgatttcaaacagaaaaagtgaataaaagtacaattttcagcttcttcttttgttctcaaATCTCTTTTGGTCCCAAACCCCCTTTCCTTTCCAGTTTTTCTCTCTTCTCCCTTTTTGATTTCAGAACCCTCTCTCCACTATTTTCtgatctccttttctttttctctctttcaaCTCTTCCCCCCGAATGTCCTGAACCCTTCCCTTTTTTATAGAAGGAAGAACTGCCTTTAAAGACATGTTGCCTAGGGCTTAAATAAACCTTAAAGGTTGTCATCTCCACTTAGGATTGTCTAGGCATGGGGTTTCTTCTACTTTAAACTGCTGAAATTCAGAAAAGCAGTGGATACCCTGTtgtacagcaggttccactacCATTCTCATGTGCATCTTCAGCCCTTTTATTATTAAACTGTTTACACCTGACTCCTCATCTGTAAAGATGTCAGCCAAGGTGTGTTTGCACTATGGATTATTCTAAAGGTTCAACCCACACTCAAACTGGCAGTCCACTTGACTTAAATTCTGAGATTTCATTAAAAATTACAGTTACACCCAATCCTACTGTGGTTTCTGATTCAACTTAAAAGGCCAACACACTATGTAATCAATTCTCAAATGATTCAAATAAAATTAAACCAACAGGGGTCCAATTACTATCATTCCAAACTGAAACTATTTGACGACATGTATCAAATCGACTGCGTGAATTACAATGCGCACATTCAATTCATACCAAATAAATCAGGATCGAATAGTACTAACAGGAGGTGCAAATTGTACTGTCAAAACAAACTTAAACCCGAAACTAACTAATCGACCAAATTCATTTTCAATCGATTGTATAGTTTAACACACATACACCGAATCAGTTAAAATAGAGAAAaacttgaccaaataaaaggtccgggcaaggtggacagaacAGTCGACAAAAAACAAATTCACTACCAtttaaacacatgaacaaacattAACAAAACACACAACATGAACtggcaaggaaaagaaaaggaaaatacctTAAAGAGCTGAAAATCAGACGACCATGTTTCggattttgaatcgaacctcttttggggttgaacggactttaatcgaagtgttctcaactgagaatacttcgattaaagtctattagacctcaacctTCTTGTTTAAACGGACAAAAAACTCGGAttttggatttctagggttcttagggcagatttgggattcaggtttttctggttagattcggaccaaaccaagcctagtttggtcacgagggaggtcaggggagtgcctgACATGGATTTGGGGGGTTTGGCATGGGTtggggtccggctcgaatcttcaaatgaagattcgagacggtgggggaagattcgagacctacGGTTAGTAGATCTGTGTTAAGGGGGTCGAGGTGGCCTAGAGATGTTAatctgggggtcaccggcgttgttgtcgccgggtttacggtgaggggaaaggggggaggcgctagggttctaagggATTTGGGGTTTGGTGAGGGAGACGACCTAAGGGCAGGGGGGTCTGGCTTGGGGGGTGCGGGCGAGGGATGAGGGATTATGTACGGGGTGGGttgtttgatcttggccgttgaatCAAGTGGGATAAATGGCCAGGATCCTTTCGTCAATGGGAAACGGTGTCGTGTGGTTTAAAACGTGGGACTGGGTCGGTAtgaaatgggaatgggtcgggctaTGAGGTGTGTTTAAAACCGTGGGATCAAGGGAGATGAACGACTCTGATTGTCTATCCTACACGGCATCGTTTGGATTAATGAGAGACctgaactggaccgttggatctgtttgaccaacgTTTCAGATGGAGGGTGCCAAAACGGCGTCGTTCTTTTTGTATCTGGGGACGGATTGGACTAAAGTGTTTGGGCCTGATCTTTGGGTTTTAAAacgagcccaattccgattttgcCCCATTTaaacttatttcttttcttttcctatttCTAATTAAAATCCGAATTGccaaaaaaatcctaaaaattaaaattatatcacAAGGCCTCAATTGATTTttagtaataattaacacacaatatcatatattaattaaacaaaaatcaacctTTGAACGATAAAAATGATAATTCCCAAAgataatattttttgtgattttttttattcattcaaaACCAAATACGATTTAATTAAATCTTAATAGTAGAAACAAGATCCTAAATTTACACACaacaatatttttttgtatttttaatcgataaaactaaacaatcacaaacaaaactataaataactaccaaaagatgccacgcaaattctaaaaatttGTACAACAagacaatttgttttattttcgatttcttttggagtaattgttgtgtaaacaaaaatcacgtgctcacaatgccgaaacacgtcaaaactagtccgaatgacctcaaattttgcagacaagtccaaaatgacataacgaagctacaacaactctcggaattccattccgaccctcgaatcaaaatctcacctatcaaccggaattcgccaaaatactaactttgccaattcaagcttaattttataccggtcatcacaaaaatattccggacacactcctgagtcccaaatcacctaacgacgctatccgaaccataaaattcgcatttcgagctctctaacatataagtcaatatctggttgacttttccaacttaagcttccttaaaagagactaagtgtctcaaaccttaccaaaatcattccggaatgactttaaattttgcacacaagtcacattcgacattacggacttgccccaactttcggaatcgcattccgactctgatatcaaaatttccacatccggtcgaattttctcaaaaaccttcaaatttctatatttagccaaatgacttcaaaatgacctccggacatcataattcactttcgatcgcgctcccaactccagaatcaccatatgaagctattcccagactcggaatcccaaacggacatctataactctgaaatgccttccaacccaaatttatgaaattcttctaaaatactaacttccacaatatacgccgaaatgctctcgggttatccaaaaccaaatccggacatacgcccaagtccgaaatcatcatacgaacatgttggaactttcaaatcccaattccgaggtcgtttactcaaaattccaatcttagccattttcttcaacttaaggttgctgcaaagaaaagtttctttccaatttgactccgaatttccCGAAATTCAACTCTGACCATACGTACCAGTCAATACACCTgaaatgaagttgttcatgacttccaactgTTGAacaacgtgctagagctcaaaacgactggtcgggtcattacacccAACTTACCTACCCACCGCGAACCGCAtaaaatggcaccgcggtccgcggtgctcaAAGCCACAGGGCATTGACCAATtgaccaccgcggaccgcacaaatgtaATACGGCCGCACTGGACCACcgcagaccacacaaaatgcaatgcggccgcggtggtaaACTTCAAAGAACCCCAATTTTTGTCAAATCACTAGCGCGATCCGCACTGATTTCTTGCCCCCGCACAAAggtctttgcggccgcacaaaatgagtGTGGTCCGCGTTGACAACTTCAGAGAGTGATCATTTCCCAGCTttttcctgcactgcatcaacacaatcctacagcatctcacaaccagtcagtccaaaaataaatccgaCACTACAATAAAaaccaaagaaaaacaagaagaaaaacacatgggttgcctcccaagaagcacctgatttaacgtcgcgacacgatccaggttaccatcaaatcatttgagataaagaagtgccaccacgtggtcgtcatcaatttttcccaagtaatgcttgaccctgtgcccattcactctgaaaacttccccatttttgttcttcaagtcaagtgcaccaaacagggtcacaaacaccacttcaaaaggtccactacattttgacttaagctttcccaaaAACAGAAGTAACCGAGAgttaaacaagagaaccaaatcatccactttgaactccttgccgcgagcatatttatcatgaaggtatttcatcttgtccttgtacaaggatgaactggagtaggtatggaatcggaattcatcaagttcattaagctgctccacatgaagatttgctgccacatcccattcaagatttaaattCCTCAAAGCCCACACGGACTTGTGccctaactcaaccggtagatggaaagccttcccaaacaccaaccgatacggataCATAttaatcggagtcttgtaagcagtcccataagcccatagagcatcatccaacttgtttgaccaatcggtcctatttgcattgaccgtctttgactaTATACTCTTGAtggtttgagacttcaacttggccacttgcttgagaatgataaggagtagaaactttgtggttgacaccataTTTTGCAAGCAAAGTAtcgaaagctctattacaaaaatgagaacccccatcacttatgattgcacgaggagtgccaaaccttgtaaaaatgctcttcttgagaaattcAACACCACTccggcctcattgttgggtaaagccatggcctcaacccactttgaaacatagtcgaCTGCCACAAGAATGTGTGTGTTCCCAtatgagctaacaaacgggcccataaaatcaatgccatatacatcaaaaatatcaacctcgagaatggtattgagaggcatctcatctttcttcgaaattccacccgctctttgacattcgtcacacctcttcacaagttcacttgcatctttgtacaaagttggccaataaaacccacaactaagaactttggaagccgtcctcaccccgccatgatggccaccatagggagaggaatgacaagcctccaagatactcaattgttcttcctccgggacacacattcggatcacaccatccgtgcaaatcttgaacaagtagggctcatcccaatagaaatccaaactatcccatttgagtttcttcctttggttagaagagagctcacacgggattataccagtcacaaggaaattagcaacgtccgcaaaccatggcatatcattcaccGACACcaaaaggagttgttcatcgggaaatgaGTCATTGATCTATAGGCCATCACGAGGTCTCCCCTCCTCCTTCAAGCGGGACAACTGGTCCGCCACTTagttttcactaccctttcggTACAGAATCTCCAAATCgcactcttgaagtaacaagacccattgcatcagtctagctttggaatccttcttcgtcatcaagtaccggagtgcggcatgatcggtatggactatgaccttggcacccataagatacggccgaaatttctccattgcaaacacaatagccaaaagttctttctcggtcaccgtgttgttcacttgagcatcattcattgtcttgctcgcatagtataccagatgaaacattttgttcactatGACCCAAAACCGCCCTAACCGCAACAtagctcgcatcacacatgagctcaaaaggcaagctccaattaggtgcggtgaTGATAGGAATGGTGGttaacttgtgcttgagaagttaaaaggcttgcatacatctctcatcaaacacaaacttggcatctttttccaatagcttgcataaggggttcactaccttcgaaaattctttgataaatctccggtagaaccctgcatgcccaagaaaacttctaactcccttgatagaggtaggggagggagccttgaaatcacatcaatttttgctttgtctacctcaataccatgctttgaaattttatgcccaagaactatgccctcttccaccatgaagtggcatttctcccaattaagaacaagattggtttcttcacaatgggccaaaactctatcaagatttttcaaatactcatcaaatgaatcacccgcAACAatgaagtcgtccatgaacacctccaaaatatcttccaccatatcggtgaaaatggccatcatacaccgctaaaatgtagttggtgcattacacaacccaaaaggcatccgataaaaggcaaaggtgccatatggacaagtgaatgtggtattctcctgatcttctggagcaatcaagatttaattgtacccagaatacccatccaagaaacattagaaggcacacccagcaagtcgctctagcatctgatcaagaaaaggcaatggaaagtggtccttgcgggtcactttattcaacttgtagtagtccatgcataccctccaataggtgacggttctggtaggaat contains:
- the LOC138884893 gene encoding uncharacterized protein, with the protein product MSCGRPAKRPHLKDFAESSQEQWNWLAKEKGYRAEIGELKQQVESLKFNNSMQVAADRGEKNRLAQENEELRAQIQKLRMAPNKQPRSRSDEQLIRGLKNEVREWRDGLEESENVMPELKVQWGTRADKHSRYLIQLKRNHEKTIANMKRKVATLEGKAVKQTEDFQIKSGHCYDSLAQMEIKVRQLKNQYMQDSQALKTCSDQIKRLLIEKRQWWDQDEKVVNKQEEESPPGVGSKQ